One genomic region from Leptospira montravelensis encodes:
- a CDS encoding CTP synthase, with the protein MSKTRYIFITGGVSSSLGKGVTVAALGCLLEARGYTVSLQKMDPYINIDPGTMSPYQHGEVYVTEDGAETDLDLGYYERFTKSKFSRKNSVSTGQIYHAVIERERKGDYLGRTVQVVPHITNEIRNRIYNLTRDQETDFVIVEIGGTVGDIESVPFLEAIRQMRYEHGASQVLFLHLTLVPTITAAGEAKTKPTQHSVKELLALGIQPDILICRINKPMSKEMKNKISLFCNVKEQNVISAVDIDTSIYEIPLMYREDKLDEVVLNALGMDLRKLNFSQWENMVKKIRNTKKTVKVALIGKYISLQDAYRSVYESLAHGGIANDVDVKVVKINPEDIDTKNIKELLKGVHGVLVPGGFGERGIEGKIAAIQYARTKQIPFFGICLGMQCAVIEFARNVLGYKDANSTEFKPNVEYPVISMIEEQKEIERMGGTMRLGAYPCVVKKSSLAYSEYKSERISERHRHRFEFTLRFKDDFEKKGMNLTGFSPDGSLAEIVEVPNHPWFVGVQFHPEFQSKPTDPHPLFAGFIRAASKLAKKTED; encoded by the coding sequence TTGTCCAAGACCAGATATATTTTTATTACCGGTGGCGTTTCCTCTTCTTTAGGAAAAGGGGTTACCGTGGCAGCTCTCGGTTGTTTGTTAGAAGCAAGAGGTTATACCGTCTCTTTACAAAAAATGGATCCCTATATCAACATTGACCCAGGTACGATGAGTCCGTACCAACATGGGGAAGTGTATGTAACGGAAGACGGAGCAGAAACCGATTTAGATTTAGGATATTACGAAAGATTTACTAAATCCAAATTTTCCAGAAAAAATTCCGTATCCACAGGTCAAATTTACCATGCAGTAATCGAACGAGAAAGAAAAGGTGATTATTTAGGAAGAACCGTACAAGTTGTACCTCACATCACCAATGAAATTCGAAATAGGATTTATAACCTAACACGCGATCAAGAAACTGACTTTGTCATTGTGGAAATCGGGGGAACGGTTGGTGACATTGAGTCGGTACCATTTCTTGAAGCCATTCGGCAAATGCGTTATGAACATGGTGCAAGTCAGGTTTTATTTTTACATTTAACTCTTGTTCCGACGATTACGGCGGCTGGGGAAGCAAAAACAAAACCAACCCAACACTCAGTGAAGGAACTCCTTGCTCTTGGAATTCAACCAGACATTCTAATTTGCCGAATCAATAAACCAATGTCCAAAGAGATGAAAAATAAAATTTCTCTCTTTTGTAACGTAAAAGAACAAAATGTAATCTCTGCTGTTGATATTGATACTTCGATTTATGAAATTCCTCTCATGTACAGGGAAGATAAATTGGATGAAGTAGTTTTAAATGCACTTGGAATGGATCTCCGTAAACTAAATTTTTCCCAATGGGAAAATATGGTCAAAAAGATTCGAAATACAAAAAAGACCGTAAAAGTTGCGTTAATCGGAAAATACATATCCCTACAAGATGCCTATCGTTCTGTTTATGAATCTCTGGCACACGGTGGGATTGCCAATGATGTTGATGTAAAAGTTGTTAAAATCAATCCAGAAGATATTGATACAAAAAATATAAAAGAACTTCTCAAAGGTGTTCATGGAGTTTTGGTTCCCGGTGGATTTGGGGAACGTGGCATTGAAGGAAAAATTGCTGCCATTCAATATGCCAGAACCAAACAAATTCCATTTTTTGGAATTTGTCTTGGGATGCAGTGCGCTGTGATTGAATTTGCAAGAAATGTTCTTGGTTATAAAGATGCAAACTCAACCGAGTTTAAACCCAATGTAGAATATCCTGTAATTTCTATGATTGAAGAACAAAAAGAAATCGAACGTATGGGTGGTACTATGCGACTCGGTGCTTATCCTTGTGTAGTCAAAAAAAGTAGCCTTGCTTATTCCGAATATAAGTCTGAAAGAATTTCAGAAAGACATAGACATAGATTTGAATTCACTTTGCGTTTCAAAGATGATTTTGAGAAAAAAGGAATGAATCTTACTGGATTTTCGCCAGATGGAAGTTTGGCGGAGATAGTTGAGGTTCCCAACCACCCTTGGTTTGTTGGTGTGCAGTTCCATCCTGAATTTCAATCTAAACCGACAGACCCACATCCACTTTTTGCTGGGTTTATACGTGCGGCATCCAAATTAGCTAAAAAAACGGAGGATTAA
- the rfaE2 gene encoding D-glycero-beta-D-manno-heptose 1-phosphate adenylyltransferase yields the protein MSFYDTLNSKIVPIDQIESKRKSLEGKRIVFTNGCFDILHPGHVSYLAQARDLGDLLWIGVNEDVSVRRLKGESRPINSCEDRMFVLAGLSSVDFVSPFVEDTPLEILKKVKPSVHSKGGDYQVETLPEYQILKEMGADIQILPFVSGKSTTKILEKAKSPS from the coding sequence ATGAGTTTTTACGATACATTAAATTCAAAAATTGTTCCCATAGATCAAATTGAATCCAAAAGAAAGTCACTCGAAGGCAAACGAATTGTATTTACCAATGGCTGTTTTGATATTTTACATCCAGGCCATGTGAGTTACTTAGCGCAGGCTCGTGATTTAGGAGACTTACTTTGGATTGGTGTCAATGAGGATGTTAGTGTTAGGCGGCTAAAAGGAGAATCCAGACCCATTAATTCTTGTGAAGACAGAATGTTTGTGCTTGCAGGACTCTCTTCTGTGGATTTTGTTTCTCCCTTTGTTGAAGATACTCCACTTGAAATTTTGAAAAAAGTAAAACCATCTGTCCATTCCAAAGGGGGAGACTACCAAGTAGAAACCCTGCCGGAATACCAAATTTTAAAAGAGATGGGAGCGGATATTCAAATTTTGCCTTTTGTCTCAGGAAAATCCACAACCAAGATTTTAGAAAAAGCAAAATCTCCTTCCTAA
- the rfaE1 gene encoding D-glycero-beta-D-manno-heptose-7-phosphate kinase, with the protein MKIKKTSLRKSFEDLGKIKVLVIGDLILDEYLIGSVERISPEAPVPVVWVRNEKQSLGGSGNVVQNLSAIGVSGVVFGRIGEDKAGDSLEGLLLKNSVSKDDLVLLKSKTLPTILKTRIIATHQQICRVDREEVVPLSKEEESSVLKQMELKLKDCSAVILSDYDKGYLTPSLIQSVIALCNQKNKIVTVDPQVSHFFLYKNIHIMTPNHHEAGKALGKKLLSDSEIESACREISEKLTPDAMMITRGEKGMSIYERKTDSFYHIPTVAKEVFDVTGAGDTVITTYTAFVATGMSIADAALISNVSAGIVVGKLGAATVTKTEIEEALQTLGYLDVNA; encoded by the coding sequence TTGAAAATTAAGAAAACTTCACTTCGTAAATCTTTTGAGGATTTAGGCAAAATCAAAGTGCTTGTGATTGGAGATTTGATTTTAGATGAATATTTGATTGGTTCCGTGGAACGAATTTCCCCGGAAGCTCCTGTGCCTGTCGTTTGGGTCCGAAACGAAAAACAATCCTTAGGTGGATCGGGAAACGTAGTACAGAATTTATCAGCAATCGGAGTCTCTGGTGTGGTGTTTGGACGGATTGGAGAGGACAAAGCTGGGGATTCTTTAGAAGGTCTTTTACTCAAAAATTCAGTTTCCAAAGACGATTTAGTTTTATTAAAATCCAAAACCCTTCCTACCATTTTAAAAACTAGGATCATTGCCACACACCAACAGATCTGTAGGGTGGATCGTGAGGAAGTGGTTCCTCTCTCAAAAGAGGAAGAAAGTTCGGTTCTCAAACAAATGGAACTTAAATTAAAGGATTGTTCTGCTGTCATTTTATCTGATTATGATAAAGGATATCTGACCCCCTCTCTCATTCAGTCAGTCATTGCTCTTTGTAATCAAAAAAATAAAATTGTGACAGTAGACCCGCAAGTGAGCCACTTTTTCTTATACAAAAATATCCATATCATGACTCCTAACCACCATGAAGCAGGGAAGGCACTTGGTAAAAAACTTCTGAGTGATTCTGAAATTGAATCTGCTTGTCGGGAAATCTCAGAAAAACTTACACCCGATGCCATGATGATCACTCGTGGAGAAAAAGGAATGTCCATTTATGAAAGAAAAACGGATTCCTTTTATCATATTCCCACAGTTGCCAAAGAAGTTTTTGATGTAACCGGTGCGGGGGACACTGTCATTACCACGTACACTGCCTTTGTGGCAACGGGTATGTCCATAGCTGATGCTGCTCTCATTTCCAATGTAAGTGCCGGAATCGTTGTAGGAAAGTTAGGTGCTGCTACGGTCACAAAAACAGAAATAGAAGAGGCCCTGCAAACTCTTGGATATTTGGATGTAAATGCATGA
- a CDS encoding LON peptidase substrate-binding domain-containing protein, whose translation MFLPLHIFEPRYRMMLDFCIENGGEMGMAPYPKNWVGPGFPPIPEVVGYGHIIQRESLPDGRSNIILEGIGTAEIVSLNSTEPFYIAQIVRREHQRNKNVSETLKEKIEELLVLTKRILLAEGAEEDLILKMNQILVHPYPVDFIASLIYFDFKTKQTILETTQLETKADLLKTVLLGLNLGE comes from the coding sequence ATGTTTTTGCCTCTCCATATCTTTGAACCCAGATACCGGATGATGTTAGATTTTTGTATAGAAAACGGTGGAGAAATGGGAATGGCACCCTATCCCAAAAATTGGGTTGGGCCAGGTTTTCCCCCCATACCCGAAGTGGTGGGATATGGACATATCATCCAAAGAGAATCTTTACCAGATGGGAGATCCAATATTATTTTAGAAGGAATTGGAACCGCTGAAATTGTCAGTTTGAATTCCACAGAACCATTTTATATCGCTCAAATTGTTCGCAGGGAACACCAAAGGAATAAAAATGTTTCGGAAACGTTAAAAGAAAAAATTGAAGAGTTACTTGTTCTCACCAAACGAATCTTACTTGCCGAAGGTGCGGAGGAAGATTTAATTTTGAAAATGAATCAAATTTTGGTTCATCCTTATCCCGTCGATTTTATAGCCTCACTCATCTACTTTGATTTTAAAACCAAACAAACGATTTTGGAAACCACCCAATTAGAAACCAAGGCCGATCTTTTAAAGACGGTTTTACTTGGACTTAATTTGGGCGAATAG
- a CDS encoding LIC11631 family protein, whose amino-acid sequence MNRSDGSLVSSSTGVFYPYQHQDFYAMDSLFLSPLKQEEVWDFQSVSQVHLGFLGFLTLRSFLRESLSLPKLQVKGLSKFWKTYLAKVNFLGKGVPWESQEFIPNLVSDSPIPALSFGGKGHWSSEFHWEKQEKETTSVFFSATNKQSEGDIAISDLMKDFLQYSQTDHYLERAYIRKENSSYLYLNSKETNPRVFFRDNPTDMPEFLFLVAELKTKSPIRPN is encoded by the coding sequence GTGAATCGATCGGACGGATCTTTAGTTTCCTCATCTACAGGCGTTTTTTACCCCTACCAACACCAGGACTTCTATGCGATGGATTCCTTGTTTTTATCTCCGTTAAAACAAGAAGAAGTTTGGGATTTCCAATCGGTGAGCCAAGTCCATTTGGGATTTTTAGGATTTTTAACATTAAGAAGTTTTTTAAGAGAGAGTTTGTCTTTACCTAAACTCCAAGTAAAGGGACTATCCAAATTTTGGAAAACCTATTTAGCCAAGGTGAATTTTTTAGGCAAAGGAGTTCCTTGGGAATCTCAAGAATTTATTCCGAATTTAGTTTCTGATTCACCTATCCCTGCACTATCGTTTGGTGGAAAAGGACATTGGTCCAGTGAATTCCACTGGGAAAAACAGGAAAAAGAAACTACTTCAGTTTTCTTTTCTGCTACCAACAAACAAAGCGAAGGTGATATTGCTATAAGTGATTTGATGAAAGATTTTTTGCAATATTCACAAACCGATCACTACTTGGAACGTGCATACATTCGCAAAGAAAACTCTAGTTATTTATATTTAAATTCTAAAGAAACGAACCCTCGCGTGTTCTTTCGAGACAATCCAACGGATATGCCTGAATTTTTGTTTTTGGTAGCAGAATTAAAAACTAAATCACCTATTCGCCCAAATTAA
- a CDS encoding AMP-dependent synthetase/ligase: protein MPANLPELFQQSAEKFGNRPAFVSKDESKSYQPVTFKEVYDLGINLAEALIDLGVTAKENVALLADNRLEWIVSDYGILMAGAADVPRGTDITDSEIAYILNHCEAKVIFLENDKMLEKFQKNRSQLEFAKTLIVMDKKSTATGVLKLYDLIEKGKELRAKGSKKAEERMKAIAPDDLFTIIYTSGTTGMPKGVMLKHSNMIHQTSAILGSMIEIKQDERMLSILPVWHVFERVFEYLAIAAGCATYYTNVRDLRDDMKKAKPTFMASAPRLWESIYNGIYTRINDPKQTPALRRGLFNMAYFFSKHFNAATRFLKGNQVDYVGRNPIVSLFKGFYYLVVAIVLAIPYFLLDLVVLSKIREATGGELKASVSGGGALQRHVDAFFNDIGINVLEGYGMTETSPVISVRTFKKLVQGSVGVITPETSLQIRDDLGKVLTHIDANQKLISGKYGARGVIHIRGPQVMKGYYKNPETTAKVLKDGWMDTGDIGMFNFKKTLTITGRAKDTVVLLGGENVEPVPIEDKLTESPFIAQVMVIGQDQKNLGALVVPDFDKLTEWAKENGISETDKQKLIENPKVLDFYKKEIKALNNTKTGFKSFEQVTPFILITKPFEVGDELTNLFKMKRHLITEKYKDKIAALYAAD, encoded by the coding sequence ATGCCAGCCAATTTGCCCGAACTCTTCCAGCAGAGTGCTGAAAAATTTGGGAACCGCCCCGCGTTCGTCAGTAAAGACGAATCTAAGTCCTATCAACCTGTCACTTTTAAAGAAGTATATGATCTTGGTATCAACTTAGCAGAAGCTCTCATTGATTTGGGTGTAACTGCAAAAGAAAATGTCGCCTTGCTAGCCGATAACCGATTGGAATGGATTGTTTCCGATTATGGAATCCTCATGGCCGGTGCAGCAGATGTTCCTCGTGGAACCGACATTACTGATTCAGAAATTGCTTATATTCTAAACCATTGTGAAGCAAAAGTGATTTTTCTTGAGAACGATAAAATGCTCGAGAAATTTCAAAAGAACCGCTCTCAATTAGAATTTGCTAAAACTCTCATTGTTATGGATAAAAAATCCACTGCAACTGGTGTATTAAAGCTTTATGATCTAATTGAAAAGGGAAAAGAACTCCGCGCCAAAGGTTCTAAAAAAGCAGAAGAGCGAATGAAAGCAATCGCTCCAGACGACCTCTTTACAATCATTTATACTTCTGGAACCACTGGGATGCCAAAAGGTGTTATGTTGAAACACAGCAATATGATCCACCAAACATCTGCCATTTTAGGAAGTATGATTGAAATCAAACAAGATGAAAGGATGTTGTCTATCCTACCTGTTTGGCACGTATTCGAACGAGTTTTTGAATACTTAGCGATTGCTGCAGGTTGTGCGACATACTATACCAACGTACGCGATTTGCGAGATGACATGAAAAAGGCAAAACCTACTTTTATGGCGTCTGCTCCAAGACTTTGGGAAAGTATTTATAACGGAATTTATACAAGAATCAATGATCCAAAACAAACTCCTGCTTTACGCCGAGGTTTGTTCAATATGGCTTATTTTTTCTCCAAACACTTCAATGCGGCTACGAGGTTTTTAAAAGGAAACCAAGTGGATTATGTAGGAAGAAATCCTATTGTTTCTCTATTCAAAGGTTTTTACTACTTGGTAGTTGCCATTGTCCTTGCGATTCCTTACTTTCTTTTGGATTTGGTTGTACTTTCCAAAATCCGTGAGGCAACCGGTGGAGAACTAAAAGCTTCCGTATCAGGTGGTGGAGCACTCCAAAGACATGTGGATGCTTTCTTTAATGACATTGGAATCAATGTACTCGAAGGGTATGGAATGACTGAAACTTCACCAGTGATCTCTGTTCGAACTTTTAAAAAGTTAGTCCAAGGTTCTGTGGGGGTCATCACTCCTGAGACGTCCTTACAAATCCGAGATGATTTAGGAAAGGTGCTCACTCATATTGATGCCAACCAAAAACTCATTTCTGGAAAATACGGAGCTCGTGGGGTCATCCATATCCGTGGACCACAAGTGATGAAAGGGTATTACAAAAACCCCGAAACTACTGCGAAAGTTCTAAAAGACGGTTGGATGGATACGGGAGATATTGGAATGTTCAATTTCAAAAAGACCCTAACCATCACGGGACGTGCCAAAGATACAGTGGTTCTCCTTGGTGGGGAAAACGTAGAGCCGGTTCCAATTGAAGACAAACTTACGGAATCTCCTTTCATTGCGCAAGTGATGGTGATTGGTCAAGACCAAAAGAACTTAGGTGCGCTTGTGGTTCCTGATTTTGATAAATTGACAGAGTGGGCCAAAGAAAATGGAATTTCAGAGACTGACAAACAGAAACTCATTGAAAATCCTAAGGTTCTTGATTTCTACAAAAAGGAAATCAAAGCTCTGAACAATACGAAAACGGGATTTAAGTCTTTTGAACAAGTGACCCCATTCATTCTCATTACCAAACCGTTTGAAGTGGGTGATGAATTGACAAACCTATTCAAAATGAAACGCCACTTGATCACGGAAAAATACAAAGACAAAATTGCTGCTTTGTATGCTGCTGATTAA
- a CDS encoding TlpA family protein disulfide reductase encodes MNSNRKTKTLRHAKSSFYLIFLLSLLFCKPQGEPDDFYPEPLATVNGTSEKMETFKGKVLVLDFWATWCEPCAKAVPTINKWKSSVSETDFVFRGVNTDTSEPIEKIKKDMERLKMSYPTLLDKDWKLTDFYHVEGIPCLLVFDRSGKIVYRQYGLIESDLSGLVIRSHVWAASDLP; translated from the coding sequence ATGAATTCAAATAGGAAAACCAAAACTTTGCGACACGCTAAATCCAGTTTTTATCTGATCTTTCTCCTTTCTCTCCTTTTTTGTAAACCCCAAGGTGAACCTGACGATTTTTATCCAGAACCCCTGGCCACTGTGAACGGCACCTCGGAAAAGATGGAAACTTTTAAGGGAAAGGTCCTTGTTTTGGATTTTTGGGCCACCTGGTGTGAACCTTGTGCGAAAGCAGTACCCACCATCAACAAGTGGAAGTCTTCAGTTTCGGAAACGGATTTTGTATTTCGAGGAGTTAACACAGATACATCGGAACCCATTGAAAAAATCAAAAAAGATATGGAACGATTGAAGATGAGTTACCCCACCTTACTGGATAAAGACTGGAAATTAACAGATTTTTATCATGTCGAAGGAATTCCTTGCCTCCTTGTCTTTGACAGGAGCGGAAAGATTGTGTATCGGCAATATGGACTGATTGAATCTGACCTTTCGGGGCTTGTCATTCGTTCTCATGTATGGGCTGCGTCCGATCTGCCATAA
- a CDS encoding glycosyltransferase family 4 protein yields the protein MVRTKRIGLDARPLSTRVSGVGRLIAETLKAFPHKEEYDFFLFSHLPIHEDHKAVLDLPNVNWVSGGGFLKWKGGLYYNFFIPFYLFSHRLDLFWGSQQVLPPFLPKALRAVLTYCDLVLYLYPETMRWIAKVQQRLFQSYSVRRSSFILSISKQTSDDMCRKFGYPIEQTGVSYPGVNPTEMLKLLESKPSNRVKDLGNDFLLSVSTIEPRKNYPFLLDVFREYRKLDPHHYRPWVIVGKIGWESSEFIEELLQERALYKDIHILDSVSDSELQHIYKKAGLFAFASKYEGFGIPMVEAIFHGLNCVVSDIPTFREIGKQEVTYLPFQTKEDAKLWAEAIKKHFENPKPQEVSISEFTWENAAKITEEVFRKVLEEGE from the coding sequence ATGGTAAGAACCAAACGAATTGGCCTTGATGCCAGGCCACTTTCTACTCGTGTTTCCGGTGTAGGCAGGCTCATTGCAGAAACCTTAAAGGCATTTCCTCATAAAGAAGAATATGATTTCTTTTTATTTTCCCATTTACCAATTCACGAGGATCATAAAGCCGTTTTAGATTTACCTAACGTCAATTGGGTATCCGGTGGTGGTTTCTTAAAATGGAAGGGGGGATTGTATTATAATTTTTTTATCCCTTTTTATTTATTTAGTCATAGGTTGGATTTATTCTGGGGTTCTCAACAAGTATTACCGCCGTTTTTGCCAAAAGCACTTCGTGCAGTTCTTACATATTGCGATTTAGTTTTGTATTTATATCCGGAAACTATGCGTTGGATAGCTAAAGTCCAACAAAGACTATTTCAAAGTTATTCTGTTAGGCGGTCGAGTTTCATTCTTTCTATCTCAAAACAAACGAGTGATGATATGTGCCGTAAGTTCGGATATCCAATTGAACAAACAGGAGTATCTTATCCTGGTGTGAATCCAACTGAAATGTTAAAACTATTGGAATCAAAACCTTCTAATCGTGTGAAGGATTTAGGCAATGATTTTTTATTATCAGTTTCTACGATAGAACCAAGAAAAAATTATCCATTTTTATTAGATGTATTCCGTGAATATCGCAAATTAGATCCGCATCATTACCGTCCTTGGGTAATCGTAGGGAAAATTGGTTGGGAATCCTCTGAATTTATTGAGGAACTATTACAGGAACGTGCCTTATATAAGGACATTCATATTTTAGATTCTGTGTCAGATTCCGAATTACAACATATTTATAAAAAAGCTGGTTTATTTGCTTTTGCCAGTAAATACGAAGGATTTGGAATTCCAATGGTGGAGGCAATCTTTCACGGTTTGAATTGTGTAGTTTCTGACATTCCTACTTTCCGTGAAATTGGAAAACAAGAGGTTACCTATTTACCATTTCAAACAAAAGAGGATGCAAAACTTTGGGCAGAGGCAATCAAAAAACATTTTGAGAATCCTAAACCACAGGAAGTTTCAATTTCTGAATTTACATGGGAAAACGCAGCCAAAATCACAGAGGAAGTTTTTAGAAAGGTTTTAGAGGAAGGAGAATAA
- a CDS encoding 3'(2'),5'-bisphosphate nucleotidase CysQ, giving the protein MEENDFREVWRWVLSVGDTILSIYKSDFQIRDKGGNDPVTEADLFASEFLFEKISARFPSHGFLSEEKTDSAIRLEKEWVWILDPIDGTREFVKKNDQFALSLGLVRNGEAIWGVIFNPATGEFFSKNRNTFFAKLQSPFATEENFRTLVVESSSVLHPLEEAMPIPNKPVLLVSLSEMKEGLFADSFWQDDFQIRSMGSIAYKLGLLSAGFIDLIVSLKPKNEWDICGGIALLDEENFTCFPLKDSEYHFNKQNTLSYGLVAGKKSAVKYLESKIDFHQLSLKVKERW; this is encoded by the coding sequence ATGGAAGAAAACGATTTCAGAGAAGTTTGGCGGTGGGTTTTATCTGTTGGAGACACCATTCTTTCCATTTACAAATCGGACTTTCAGATTCGTGATAAAGGTGGGAACGATCCCGTCACAGAAGCTGATTTATTTGCTAGCGAATTTCTTTTTGAAAAAATCTCAGCCAGGTTTCCGAGTCATGGCTTTTTGTCAGAAGAAAAAACAGATTCAGCCATTCGATTAGAGAAAGAATGGGTTTGGATTTTAGATCCTATTGATGGTACTCGTGAGTTTGTAAAAAAGAACGACCAGTTTGCCTTGAGTTTAGGTCTTGTTCGAAATGGAGAAGCCATTTGGGGAGTAATTTTTAATCCGGCAACTGGTGAGTTTTTTTCTAAAAATCGAAATACTTTTTTTGCCAAATTACAATCTCCTTTTGCTACTGAAGAAAATTTTAGAACTTTAGTTGTGGAAAGTTCATCCGTATTGCACCCGTTAGAGGAAGCAATGCCCATCCCCAATAAGCCGGTTTTACTTGTATCCTTATCAGAAATGAAAGAAGGATTATTTGCCGATTCCTTTTGGCAGGATGATTTTCAAATTCGTTCTATGGGCAGTATTGCCTATAAGTTGGGACTACTTTCTGCAGGTTTTATTGACCTAATTGTTTCTTTAAAACCTAAGAATGAATGGGATATTTGTGGCGGAATTGCTCTACTGGATGAAGAGAATTTTACTTGTTTTCCATTAAAAGATAGTGAATATCATTTCAATAAGCAGAACACACTTTCGTATGGTTTGGTTGCAGGAAAAAAATCGGCAGTGAAATATTTGGAATCAAAAATTGACTTCCACCAATTGTCACTTAAGGTAAAGGAACGATGGTAA
- a CDS encoding LIC11625 family surface-exposed protein — protein sequence MKRFWILSMIVLFPVTFVFAQQNSGLAEEFTKLEDYLRNPKLTEEQKKKNFEANMVSSVRSTLSKRLVNPKKELKDLKFQDLQTERPEGTNTFFVKYKNYYFQYQFPVDPETYVTSPSEEIVLEKPEGLDLGSNAHKEEKKN from the coding sequence ATGAAACGATTTTGGATTTTAAGTATGATTGTATTGTTTCCTGTAACTTTTGTATTCGCACAGCAGAACTCAGGTTTGGCGGAAGAGTTTACTAAGTTAGAAGATTATCTTAGGAATCCAAAACTTACCGAGGAACAGAAAAAAAAGAATTTTGAAGCCAATATGGTAAGTTCTGTTCGTAGCACCCTATCTAAACGATTAGTAAATCCAAAAAAAGAATTAAAAGATCTTAAATTTCAGGATTTACAAACAGAACGTCCCGAAGGCACTAACACATTTTTTGTAAAATATAAGAATTATTATTTCCAATACCAATTCCCTGTGGACCCAGAAACTTACGTTACTTCTCCTTCTGAGGAAATTGTCTTAGAAAAACCTGAGGGTTTGGATTTAGGTTCCAACGCTCATAAAGAAGAAAAAAAGAATTAG